Genomic window (candidate division WOR-3 bacterium):
TAAAGTGGAAAGGGGTGAAAGTTATTTTTTTTATCCTGATAAAATTCATTTTTTTGAAAACAGATCAAAAAACAAATCCGCTATCATAATACACATAGTTTCACCTCCGAATATTGACATATTTTAATACTCTTATTTACCTTGTCAAAAACTTTGTTAAAAGATATTTTATTATGTAAAAAATTGCTCTTTTTGTTGGCATAATTTTTCCTATAAAAAATTTGGGAAGATAAAGGGCAAGAAAAAATCTGAAAATTGAAGAAAGAAAAAAGGAGACCTTAATTCCTATTTCTTCAATTTTAAAGCTTTTAACAAAAATTCCACCGAGATTGTTTCCTATAAAACTTCCTATACCTCCTATTGTTAAAAAAACTACCTGGTATAGGGGATTTTTTATTAACATTAAATTTATATATGAATGGGCAAGGTTTATTCCTGCCCATCCAAAGGTGCTTAAAAAACCATCTAAATAAATAAAATACCACATCCAAGGGGGTCTTATAATCCAGATTATAGGAATTATTGTTATAAAAAAAAGATTTATCTTTAAAGTTGTTCTCGGTGAAATCTTATCAACAAATTTTCCCCAAAATGGTTGAAAGATAGCACTACCTAAACCCATTGATACAGTCCATAGTGCTATCTCTAAATTTGTAAGTTTCATATACTTTACAGCATAGTATCCAAACATTGGGGCTGTTATGTTTATGAGAAGATTAAAAATAAAAATATAAGTAATAAATTTAACAAATTCTCTATCCCTAATAATTTCATTTAAATATTCACCTACACTGAATTTTTCTTCTATTTTTATCTCCTCCTGAAAGAAATAAAGAATAAGAGAAACAACAGACAGGAAAAATAAAATAACAAAAAGAACTTTGAAACCTATTCTTTCAAAGAGTATACCCACTACAAAAAAAGAAAAGGATTGGGCAAGGGTTATAACTCCCAGCCTCATCCCGAGGTATTCCCCTCTTCCTGAATCAAGACCCTTTAAAATATTTGAGAACCAGAAACTCCAGGCAGTGGAAGATATGTTTAAAAATATTCCTGATAAAAGAATTATTAAAAAAAGAATTTTAACCTTCCAGAAAATCTCAAAAAAGAATAAAATCCATATTCCCCTTGAAATAAATCCTGTTAATCCTGCTATTGTCATCGGTCTTCTCAAAAGAAAAAGAAAAAATACAGAAATAAAGGAAAAAACAAATGAGATATTAAAAAGGGAACTCATAAAGGCAACATCATGGGCATAAGCTCCTATCTTAACAGCAAAGGCAGTTATATAAACTCCATTGGATATGCCTGCATGAATACCTGAAACAATTCCTTCAAAAAGGGAAATATTTAAATTTCTTTTTATATTCATTAAAAAATATAAAAGTATAAATTTAATACAAAAAAATATTGAATTTCAAAGGAATAATTTCTTTTATTATATACTTGAATTTTTTAATAGCATAAAGTATAATAAGGAATCCTAACTTAAAGGAGGTAAAAAATGAAACCAACAGATATTTTAAAAAATGAACACAGATTAATTGAAAGAATGCTTAATGTTCTTGAAAAGTTTTGTGAGAAAGCAAAAGAAAACGAATTTAATAAGGGTGATGCTGAAAAAATGATTGATTTCTTTAAAAACTTTGCTGATAAATGTCATCATGGTAAGGAAGAGGATATGTTATTTCCTGAAATGGAAAGAGCTGGTATTCCGAGGGAAGGAGGTCCTATTGGTGTTATGCTTTTTGAACACATAGAGGGGAGAAACTTCATAAAGGGAATGGATTCTGCAATAAAAGAAAATAACTTTCAAAAATTTAAGGAAGATGCAATTTCTTATATAGGGCTTTTAAGGAATCATATTTTTAAAGAGGATAATATACTCTTTAATATGGCAGATATTCATATTGATAAAAAAACTCAGGAAGAACTTTTAGAAAAATTTGAAAAATTTGAAAAGGAAGTTATTGGAGAAGGGGTTCATGAAAAATATCATGAACTCATCCATGAAATGGAAAAAAATTATAAATAGGACCTTTCCTAAAAAGCACGGAGCCTGGTCAATATTTTTTATCTCAATATTTACAGGAACCTTATGTTCAAAGAATTTTAAACTTTTACCTTTTCTTTTACTTTTTCTTTCAAGTTTTTTTGCCTTTCTAATGCGGGAAAACATAAGCTTATTTTTAAAATTAAGAAAAGGGGATGAAAGAAGAAAGGAAATTTTTGAGATTTCTTTTATCTATTTAATAATAATTCTTTTAACCTTTTCGTTTCTTTTAATTATCTATAAATATTACTTATTAATTTTTATAGCTCTACTTGCCCTACTCATTACCCTTATCAGTTTTTATTTTTCAATTAATCGTCAGGAATTGTCAGTGCCTTCTGAGATTTTTGGAATATTGGGGCTTAGTCTTCTTTTACCTTCTTTTTATTACATTTCAAAGGGAGTTATTGATAGAGATGGAATATTTCTTTTTATATTTACCTTTCTATTTTTTTCCGGGAGTGTTTTTCATGTCAGGTATCTTGTTAGGAATAAAAACATATTATCAGAGAAATTTTCTGTAAGATTAAGGGTAGGGAAAGTTTCTCTTTTATATCATACTTTATTTCTTTTATTTTCCCTTTATTTTTCATATAGAGGTTTTCTTCCTTATTTAAGTTTTATTTCAGTGCTACCGACTTTTTTTAAATCATATTTTTTTGTTTTGAGAAAATTTGATAGGCCCCTTTCTTTAAAAAGAATAGGGATAACAGAACTTATATTATCAATAATTTTTGCCATTTTTATCGTTTTTGCTTATTTGAGAGATAATAGGAAATTAATATAACTTTATACTTTTTTTAACCCGCACTTCCCTTTTCCCATTTTTTGTATTTTAAAGGATTTTGGTCTCTTTATTAAAGTAACATCGCCATAGCATTCTTTAAATTGTTTTCCACATTTTTTTCTTTTTTTAGATTTTTAAAATTTATCTCTATAAATACAAAGAATATCTTCAATTTCTATTGGGCTAAGGTCCTTAAGTTCTTTTGGTAATTCATTAATTTGTAATGCTTTTTTCCCTTTTGTATTAAGACCTAAATTTTTGGCTCCTTCTTTTGTGCCAGCATGCAGATATACTTTATCAGGGGAATAAGCATCATATTTTTCAAACAATTTTATATAATATCTCTTTAAAATTTTTCATAGTCCACATTCTTTTATTATATTCCTCTCTACCAGTCTGGATTCTTTCTTTTTTCTTGTGAAACACAAACCATGTATAGATCAATCACATTTTTTATAATTACATATATTATTTTACTATTATATAATTCAATTTTGATAAAAATCAGTAAAAACTCTCTGTGAATACTCATGCTTTTTTATTCCTGAGATTTTTTATTTTCTTATATTTCCAAACCGTATCTATATTCCTCTTCTCGCATCCCATTTCTTATATAGATAGTTTCAAAACCTTCCTTTTGTTTTTCTAAAATTTTCTTTAATTTTTCACTTAATTTTCTTTCTATATTTGTCAAAAGATTTTCTTCGGATTTATTCATTTTTAATGTTTACTGCCTTAAAGGATATTAAAATTCAAAATTGAAATAATATATTTTATTTTTTTTATATTAATTTTTGGTCCTCTTCTTTAAATTTTCTTTTTTATTCTTTTAATTGTTGCCCTTGAAACCTTGAAAGCATATGAAAGAACATCATAAGGAACATTGTAAACTTCATTTAAATAAAAAATTGCTTTCTGGGTTTAAGTGTCTAATCTTCAACTTCTATTCCTAATTTTTGAAGAAATTTTTTTGCTTTTTCAAAATCTACTTTTATTCCTTCTTTTGATGCTTCTAACCCTCTATAATAGCCCGCGATATGGATTTTTTTATATAAATTCTCAAATCTTCTTCTTAAATCCCCATCTTTATGTAATAAATACTTATTTATACAATCTCTATATCCATCAGCACTTTGAGGAAGTTTTTCTTCGTCTATTTTCCCTGTCTTTAATAATGCATAATCAAGAGCCTTTAAAATAGAAAGCCATAAAGCCCCATAAGCTTCTTGAACATATTTTATTTCTTCATAATATTCTCCTTCATCATCCAAAGGAGATTTTTTTAATGTCTCTTCTGCATTTTTATACAACTTTATCGCCTCTTCTTTTATTTTCTCAATTTCTTCTGGATTTATTTTTAAATTTTCCATACTTATATTATAATCCTCTTCAATATTTTCTTGCAAATCCTCTACAAATCCTATAACTGCTTTTATTCCTTTTCCAAAATCTTTTATTCTAAATCTTTCAAAATTTTCTGCCGGGAGTTGTGGAAA
Coding sequences:
- a CDS encoding hemerythrin domain-containing protein, translating into MKPTDILKNEHRLIERMLNVLEKFCEKAKENEFNKGDAEKMIDFFKNFADKCHHGKEEDMLFPEMERAGIPREGGPIGVMLFEHIEGRNFIKGMDSAIKENNFQKFKEDAISYIGLLRNHIFKEDNILFNMADIHIDKKTQEELLEKFEKFEKEVIGEGVHEKYHELIHEMEKNYK
- a CDS encoding MFS transporter, which encodes MNIKRNLNISLFEGIVSGIHAGISNGVYITAFAVKIGAYAHDVAFMSSLFNISFVFSFISVFFLFLLRRPMTIAGLTGFISRGIWILFFFEIFWKVKILFLIILLSGIFLNISSTAWSFWFSNILKGLDSGRGEYLGMRLGVITLAQSFSFFVVGILFERIGFKVLFVILFFLSVVSLILYFFQEEIKIEEKFSVGEYLNEIIRDREFVKFITYIFIFNLLINITAPMFGYYAVKYMKLTNLEIALWTVSMGLGSAIFQPFWGKFVDKISPRTTLKINLFFITIIPIIWIIRPPWMWYFIYLDGFLSTFGWAGINLAHSYINLMLIKNPLYQVVFLTIGGIGSFIGNNLGGIFVKSFKIEEIGIKVSFFLSSIFRFFLALYLPKFFIGKIMPTKRAIFYIIKYLLTKFLTR
- a CDS encoding YwiC-like family protein, with amino-acid sequence MKNIMNSSMKWKKIINRTFPKKHGAWSIFFISIFTGTLCSKNFKLLPFLLLFLSSFFAFLMRENISLFLKLRKGDERRKEIFEISFIYLIIILLTFSFLLIIYKYYLLIFIALLALLITLISFYFSINRQELSVPSEIFGILGLSLLLPSFYYISKGVIDRDGIFLFIFTFLFFSGSVFHVRYLVRNKNILSEKFSVRLRVGKVSLLYHTLFLLFSLYFSYRGFLPYLSFISVLPTFFKSYFFVLRKFDRPLSLKRIGITELILSIIFAIFIVFAYLRDNRKLI
- a CDS encoding DUF5618 family protein: MENLKINPEEIEKIKEEAIKLYKNAEETLKKSPLDDEGEYYEEIKYVQEAYGALWLSILKALDYALLKTGKIDEEKLPQSADGYRDCINKYLLHKDGDLRRRFENLYKKIHIAGYYRGLEASKEGIKVDFEKAKKFLQKLGIEVED